In Arthrobacter sp. CJ23, the genomic window GCGAGGAACCGCTCTTCTTCCAACTCAGCTATTTTGTCCCGCTGACCCTGGCCGGGCTGGTGGTGGCATGGGTGTCCCGGCCGTGGCAAGCGCCGGATCCCGGCGGCGGGGAGCATCCGCTGCCCCAGGCGCACTCCGGGGCGGGCCTCGCCCCCGCTTCGACGCTTGCCAGTCCCCGGCCAGTGAATCCGCGGTTGCTGCTCAGCGGAGGCTTGGTGCTTGCTGCCTCCGGCACGTGGGCAGCGTGGGGGCAGGGTGTGATCCTTGTGGACGAAGGTTGGTGGTGGGAGGGCGGCCGCGAGATCCTCCGTCTCTTGCTGGGGCTGGCAGTTCCGCTCGGCTACATCCTGGTCCTTGCCGGGCTGCCCGGCCGGCCGGTCCGCGGCAAAGTCCTGCTGGGCGTGGCGATCGCGGCGGTGGCGCTGCATGGCGGCTCCGTGGATGTGGAAGTCGATCCCGACTACGTCCCGTTGCGCGTGGCTCTGAGCCTTGTGGCCAGTGCCTGCGCCGTGGCCGCGCTGATGATTGCCCGCCGCAGCCAGCCCGAACTTCAGCCTGCGCAGTGGCTCCTGGCCGCTCCCCTGGTGCTGCAGCCGATCATCTGGATCCCCAGCAGCGGAGCCTTCGTGGTTGTCCATCTGGTCCTCGTGGCCGCCGCTGGCACCGCCCTTGCCGTCCTTGCACGGCGGGCCGCAGCCCGCCCCGCCGGTCCCCGATAGGAACCCCATGACCCAGCTGCTCGAGTTTCCCACCGACGACGGCGGCACGGTCACCGTTGAAGTGTCGACGGCGGCCGGCGGGGTGGTGGTCCGCGGCGGCGACCATTCAGGCATGTTCGCCCGTGCCCAGCAGACGTTCGAGAGGGCGCTGGGGCACATCCGGCCGGCCGTCCAGGGGGTCATCGACGAACTCCTGAGCCTGGAGCACCGCCCGGACGAGGTGACCGTGACGTTCGGCATCGACCTGCACGCCGAGGCGGGCGCCTTCATCGCGGCGGCCAGCACGACGTCGAACTTCAACGTTACGCTGACGTGGCGCCGGGCGCCTGGAACACCCCGGCCCGGAACAGCCCAGCCCAAAGCGGACGGTTTTGACTCCGAATGAGCCCCCGCGCTTTGCGCACTGCTTGCCGTACGGGCAGGGCGACGGCCTGTTCAAGGACCGCGGGCCGGGCCACAATGAAGTATGTCTCCGGAGAGTTTCAGCGGCCCGGTTCCGTTGGTGGTGGGCGTCCTGCCCGGCCAGCACAGCGAGGTACTGAAGACCGCGCGCATGCTTGCTGAGGGGCTGGGAACGCCCATGGTCTGCGCCTATGTGGACGAGGCCAGCTATCTGGTGGAATGGGATCCGTCCAGGGAAACCCACCGCATGTCCCTCCATCCAGAGAAGGTCGACGCCGATCTTGAGGCGGTCCGCGACGATCTGGCCGCGTTCATCAAGACCGCCTTGGAAGGGAGCCCTGCGGAGTGGACCGTGCGACTCCTTGCCGGTGATCCTGCCCGCGCGATCGGCCGGCTGGCCGCGGATGTGCATGCCTCCATGATCATCGTCGGCACGCCGGAACCGGGGCTGGGGCACCGGATCTCCGAGGCTCTGAACGGCTCGGTGGCGTCCTGGCTGAGCCACCACCAGCACACGCCGGTGCTGATCGTGCCGCCCGCCAAACACCGCAGGGGCTGAGCCGGACGAAGCCTTCACACCGGCACCGCAATGCGAGTCTTGTGCCCACCGGCGGGCAATCCGGGCCTAGCACAAGCCCCTAAAAAGTAAAGTCAAAGTACTTATTCGAGGTGCTGGCCAAGGCCCTGATCGGCCCGTAGAGTATTTAAAGCAGGCAAGCAAAGCACCTGCTCAAAGGCCGCTCCGGAGTGCATATCCCCCAATAATGCACTCCGGAGCTCTTTGTTTAAACGGAAGCTTCGGGGCTGTGGAAACGGGCGCTCGACCTACCCGGCCACAACCCAAATGGCCGCCGCCGCGACGGGGCCGAGGTCGGCGTCGTGGTCGCTGCCCTGCCGCCGGATGGTGGTGACATCCGTGTACGGCCGCCGCTCGCGGACCGTCAGCCGGACATCCGGGGCCAAGCCCAATTCCGTGAAGTAGCGGAGCATCTCGGGGTCGTCGTCGGAGATGCGGGTGATGACCACCTCCGATTCCGGGCCGGCATCGGAGAGCAGGATGCCCTCCGGGGGGTGCGGCTGGCCGTCCGCCGTGGGGATGGGGTCGCCGTGCGGATCGCGCGTGGGGTGGCCGAGGTGATTGTCGATCCTGGCAATCAGGGAATCCGAGACGGCGTGCTCCAGAATTTCCGCCTCGTCGTGCACTTCGTCCCAGCCGTAGCCAAGGACCTGCACCAGGAAGGTCTCCAGGAGGCGGTGCCTGCGGACCATCGCCACGGCATTTTCGCGGCCCTCGGCCGTCAGTTCGATGCTGCCGTAGGGTGCGTGCGTGACCAGGCCCTGCTTGGCCAGCTTCTTGATGCCGTCCGATGCCGTGGAGGGCCGGACGCCCAGCCGTTCCGCCATGACACTGACCGTGATCGGCGTGGAGGTCCACTCTGTGGCACTCCAGATCAGCTTGAGGTAGTCCTGGGCAGCGTGGCTCAAATCCGAAACGGGCATATCCGATGATATCAACGGAAAGCTGACTGTTAGACTTGCCTAACAAATATGTTAGGCCTATTGAACAGTGTTGTTTCAGGAGGAGCCGTGGCCAAACTTCCGGTACAGGACGGGCCCGCACTGCCCAGCAGGCGCTCGATGATTTCGGGCGCCGCGGCAATGGCCGCCCTCCCCGCCTTCACGGCACTCCATGACCACAGCGGCGGCACCCCGCCGCCGTCGGGCACGCCGGCGTCGGGCACGCCGGCGTCGGGGATCTTGACGTCGGGCACCCGCGCCACCAGCCCCACGGCCCTGGGCAACCATGCCGGCCACGCGGGCTTCGCCGGTGGCGCAGTGCCGCCGGACCGCGCCGGCATCGACCCCACCGCGATCCTGCGGGACTTCGACCGCGGCAAGACCAGCACCCTGCCGGACGGCCGCACCCTGCGCGAATGGGACATCGTCGCCGTCGACAAGGACTTCGAGATCGCGCCCGGGGTCACGTTCCCGGGCTGGTGCTACAACGGCAGGATCCCCGGCCCCACGCTCTGGGCCCGTGAGGGCGACGCGTTGAGGATCAATTTCACCAACGCCGGCGCCCACCCGCACACCATGCATTTCCACGGCATCCACCGCGCCGAAATGGACGGCACGCCGGGGATCGGCGCCGGCTCGATCGCGCCGGGCCAGAGCTTCAGCTACGAGTTCGACGCCACCCCGTTCGGCACGCACCTGTACCACTGCCACCAGTCGCCGCTGGCGCCGCACATCGCCAAGGGCCTGTACGGCGGCTTCATCATCGAGCCGCGCGCGGGGCGCCCCACGGCCGATGACGAGATGGTCATGGTCATGAACGGCTACAACACCGAC contains:
- a CDS encoding CU044_2847 family protein, producing MTQLLEFPTDDGGTVTVEVSTAAGGVVVRGGDHSGMFARAQQTFERALGHIRPAVQGVIDELLSLEHRPDEVTVTFGIDLHAEAGAFIAAASTTSNFNVTLTWRRAPGTPRPGTAQPKADGFDSE
- a CDS encoding metal-dependent transcriptional regulator, with the translated sequence MPVSDLSHAAQDYLKLIWSATEWTSTPITVSVMAERLGVRPSTASDGIKKLAKQGLVTHAPYGSIELTAEGRENAVAMVRRHRLLETFLVQVLGYGWDEVHDEAEILEHAVSDSLIARIDNHLGHPTRDPHGDPIPTADGQPHPPEGILLSDAGPESEVVITRISDDDPEMLRYFTELGLAPDVRLTVRERRPYTDVTTIRRQGSDHDADLGPVAAAAIWVVAG
- a CDS encoding multicopper oxidase domain-containing protein, producing the protein MAKLPVQDGPALPSRRSMISGAAAMAALPAFTALHDHSGGTPPPSGTPASGTPASGILTSGTRATSPTALGNHAGHAGFAGGAVPPDRAGIDPTAILRDFDRGKTSTLPDGRTLREWDIVAVDKDFEIAPGVTFPGWCYNGRIPGPTLWAREGDALRINFTNAGAHPHTMHFHGIHRAEMDGTPGIGAGSIAPGQSFSYEFDATPFGTHLYHCHQSPLAPHIAKGLYGGFIIEPRAGRPTADDEMVMVMNGYNTDGGDDNEFYSVNGLPFHFMDHPVQVKQNALVRIHLINVLEYDPINSFHVHGNFFHYYPTGTMLTPSEYTDTVSQVQGQRGIVEIRFPYPGKYMFHAHKTEFAELGWMGFFEVEPA
- a CDS encoding universal stress protein, producing MSPESFSGPVPLVVGVLPGQHSEVLKTARMLAEGLGTPMVCAYVDEASYLVEWDPSRETHRMSLHPEKVDADLEAVRDDLAAFIKTALEGSPAEWTVRLLAGDPARAIGRLAADVHASMIIVGTPEPGLGHRISEALNGSVASWLSHHQHTPVLIVPPAKHRRG